ATTTATTATAATAATTGTGTTAGCACTCAAGATTAACGAGTGCTAACAAGTTAAAATAAGCTTATACTAAAAGTAAATTAATATAATAAAAAAATTAACATATTTTTAAGGAGGGGTTTAAAAATGAAAATTAGACCACTTGGTGACAGAGTTGTTATTAAGAGATTAGAAGCAGAGGAGACTACTAAAAGCGGTATAGTATTACCTAGCTCAGCTAAAGAAAAGCCTCAAATGGCAGAAGTTGTTGCTGTAGGTCCTGGTGGAGTTGTAGAAGGTAAAGAAGTTCAAATGCAAGTTAAAACAGGAGATAGAGTATTTTTCTCTAAATACAGTGGAACAGAAATAAAGCTTGATAATCAAGAATTGTTAATTTTAAGACAAGACGATATTTTAGGAATAGTAGAAGAATAAGACCACATAAATTGTTAATAATTCAGGGAGGGATTCTAAATGGCAAAGCAAATATTATACGGAGAAGAAGCAAGAAGAGCTATGCAAAAAGGTGTAGATAAGCTTGCAAATACTGTTAAGGTTACTCTTGGACCAAAAGGAAGAAATGTTGTTTTAGATAAAAAATTTGGCTCACCACTTATAACAAATGATGGAGTAAGTATAGCAAAGGAAATAGAACTTGAAGATCCATATGAAAATATGGGAGCACAACTTGTTAAAGAAGTTGCAACAAAAACTAATGATGTAGCAGGAGACGGAACTACTACAGCAACACTTCTTGCACAAGCAATAATAAGAGAAGGATTAAAAAATGTTACAGCTGGAGCTAATCCAATGCTTATAAGAAGCGGAATAAGACTTGCTGTAGAAAAAACAGTTGAAGGACTTAAAGGAATATCAAAAAATGTTAATGGAAAAGAAGATATAGCAAGAGTTGCTTCAATTTCAGCAGCAGATCCTGAAATAGGAAAATTAATAGCAGATGCTATGGAAAAAGTAGGCAACGAAGGTGTTATAACTGTTGAAGAATCAAAATCAATGGGTACAGAGCTTGATGTTGTTGAAGGTATGCAATTTGATAGAGGATATTTAAGTCCATATATGGTAACAGATCAAGAAAAGATGGAAGCTGTACTTGATGATCCATATATATTAATAACAGATAAGAAAATATCAAATATACAAGAAATTCTTCCACTTCTTGAGCAAATAGTTCAACAAGGTAAGAAATTACTTATAATAGCTGATGATGTTGAAGGAGAAGCTTTAGCTACATTAGTTGTTAATAAATTAAGAGGAACATTTAACTGTGTTGCTGTTAAAGCACCAGGTTTTGGTGATAGAAGAAAAGATATGTTAAGAGATATAGCAATTCTTACAGGTGGAGAAGTTATATCTGAAGAACTTGGAAAAGATCTTAAGGATGTAAAAGTTGAGGATCTTGGAAGTGCTGAAAGCATTAAAATATCTAAAGAAAACACTACAGTTGTAAATGGAAGAGGCGACAAGAACGCAATCCACGACAGAGTTGCTCAAATAAGAGGTCAAATAGAAGAAACTACTTCTGATTTTGATAGAGAAAAATTACAAGAAAGATTAGCAAAACTTGCTGGTGGAGTTGCAGTTATAAAAGTTGGAGCTGCTTCAGAAACTGAATTAAAAGAAAGAAAAATGAGAATTGAAGATGCGCTTGCAGCTACAAAAGCAGCTGTTGAAGAAGGTATAATTGCTGGTGGTGGTACTGCATATATTAATGTATTACCAGAAGTAAAAGAATTAACTTCTGAAGACCCAGATATTCAAGTTGGTATAAATATAATAATTAAAGCACTTGAAGAACCAGTAAGACAAATAGCTGCAAATGCAGGACTTGAAGGTTCAGTAATTATAGAGAAAATAATAAAAAGTGATAAAGGCATTGGATTTGATGCATTACATGAAAAATATGTTGATATGTTAAATGTAGGAATTGTTGATCCAACTAAGGTTACAAGATCAGCACTTCAAAATGCTGCATCAGTAGCTTCAACATTCCTTACAACAGAATGTGCAGTAGCAGATATTCCTGAGAAAGAAAAGCCTGAAATGCCAGGTGGAGCACCAGGAATGGGAATGGGCGGAATGTACTAATAAAAAGCTCAAGCATATAAAATAAGATAATTAAAGGACTGAATCCTGTTTTTAGGATTTAGTCCTTTTCTTTTAATAATAAAAAAATATTAATTAAACGTTTTGAATTATAATAAGAAATACAACTAAATTTTCAGGTGAGAATTATTTTCTATTTTGTTTATAATGTAGCTGCTATGTTTTTGAAGCTTATTTTCTTTTTTAAGCTTGCTCATATAGAGAGAAAGATTACTACTCGTATCAAAGGCAGATATTGCCCCGTAAACCCCAGCGATAGAAATACAAGTCAGATTAAAGGTATCCTTAACACCTTTTCTATCAATACCAACTATATATTTATTTTTTCTATCTACTTCATTGAAAAAATTTAAAACCCCACTATCAAATCTGTCTATAATTAACCCACTTAATTTATAACATTCCTCCAAAGAGGCTTTAACAATGCAAATAAAATCATCCCCACCAATATGACCAACAAAGCTTTTTAAGGTGAATATTTCCAGTAAGCAATCTTTTATTATGTTTGCAGTAAATTTTAATATTTTATCGCCATTTTCAAAACCATAAACATCATTATAAACTTTAAAATTATCTAAATCTAAATAAAGTACACAAAAATTTTCATTTGAATTTAAAATATCTGATAGTGTTTTTTCAATAAGCATATTACCAGGTAAGCCAGTAAGGGGATTTAATTCTCTAGCATAATTTTTTTCAATTGCTACAGTAAATTCAAGAAGTTTTTTTATGGTAACTATACCGTAGTAGTAATTATTTTTAGTTACAATAACATAGTCATATATCTTATCAGAATCACGTTCCATTGCCATTTTAGCAGTATCACCTATATTTGTATTATAATCTACTATAAGAGCATTCTTGTCCATTACAAGTTCAACAGGACGTTTTGAAAATATAGCTACACCATATTGAGTTGCAAGTACGGAATCAAGAGTATGTTTCATAACAAGACCTACAGGAATATTATTTTCAACAATGCAAGCACCGGTAAGTAAAGTTGAATGAAAATACTTTTTTAGTTCAGAACATGAAAGTTTTCTGTCAAATGATGAATAATTTATTGCAATATCTCCTATTCTACCTTTATCAAAGCTAAAATAATTTCTTTTAAGTCTATTATAATTTAAAATGAGTTTTTTTACTTCAGTGGGTGTCTCATAAAAATCAGGTTTTGGTTTAAGAATAAAGAAGCCTTGGCCGGCATAAACACCTAAGTCTATTAAAGTTTTGAGTTCACCCTCTGTTTCGATACCTTCTGCTATTAGTTTTAGGTTTGCAGCTTTGGAAAAGTCTACGAAAGATTTTACAAGAAGTCTTTTGAAATTATTTTTATCTATATTTTTTATAAGTTCTATATCTAGTTTTATATAATGAGGTTTTGTTTCTGATATAGTTTGAAGTCCTGAATATCCTGAACCAGTATCATCTAGGGCTATTCTATATCCTTGATCAGTATAGCGTTTTAGTACTTTTGAAAAAGCTTTGTAGTCTGAAATTGCGGTTTTTTCGGTTATTTCAAATATTATATTGTCAGGAGATATATTATATTTAGCAAGATATTCTTTAGTTAAGCCAGTTTGAAAGTTTTTATTTTTAATAATTTCAGGATCTACATTTAAAAAAAGAAGTTTATTTGCATTTATGTTTCTAGCGTTTTTAATAGCACTAATTCTACATGCAAATTCAAGTTCCCAGGTTTTATTGAATTCTTTAGCTGTACTAAAAAGACTATTAGGTGAGTAGAGAGAAGAGTTTTCAGGACCTCTGCTTAGAGCTTCATATCCTAGAACTTTTCCATTTGAAAGAGAAATTATAGGTTGAAATAAGGTGGTTATATTCATATCTTTAAGAATTTCCTCTAATTGATATAACATATCCATTTTAACATCTCCAATATAAAATATTCATTTAGGTTAAAAAACATATAATACAAAAGTACGTATAGAATTTGTACTATAAAGTATTTTAGGTGCAATCCTTTAAGTAGAAAAGTCAATAAGAACAATTTAGTATTATTACAATGATATTACTTATATGTTAATTATAGGTTAAGGACGAGTTAAATAACTATACATATTTTTGCTATTTTAAGAAAGTTTTTAATCAAAGATGATGTAAAAATGATTGACAAAATGCATTTTTTTAAATAAAATAGAAGTTAAAATAATCGATATAGAGAAAATAATTTGATTGTTAAGTAAACGTGTCAAAAGATGCTCACAAAATTAATATTTTGATACATATAGCTTTGTGTTTATTAAATTCTCTATAATATAGTTTAACTCATATATTTCCTGAATATGGCGGGATGTTTCTACAAGGAACCTTAAATTTCTAACTATGAGTGATTTGGTTGTATGCAAAAGCATGCTGATTTTCACTCTGGAAATTGGTGTGCTTATGTTCTAAGTAAAAGGTTTCATAAAATTCTGTATATTTATTATTATATGTAATTATACTATCATAAATATTTTTGAAAGGAAGTTGTACAAATGGCAAAAATCATAAAACAAGCTTATACATTTGATGATGTTTTACTTGTCCCTAATAAATCAGAGGTATTACCAAAAGAGGTTGATCTTTCTACGAATTTAACAAAGAAAATAAAACTTAATATACCACTAATGAGTGCGGGAATGGATACAGTTACTGAATCAAAAATGGCTATTGCTATGGCAAGAGAAGGCGGAATCGGAATAATTCACAAAAACATGACAATAAAAGAACAAGCAAGTGAAGTTGATAGAGTAAAAAGACAAGAAAATGGAGTTATTACTAATCCTATATCCCTTTCAAGAGATAATTCAGTTCAAGAAGCCCTTGATTTAATGAAGAAATATAGAATATCAGGTGTGCCTATAACAGATAAAAAAGGAAAATTAATAGGAATAATTACAAACAGAGATATTGTTTTTGAAACAGATTATTCAAAAAACATAGAAGAATTAATGACTACAGAAAATCTTGTAACAGCACCACAAGGGACAACTATAGATGAAGCTAAAAATCTTTTAAAGAAACATAAAATAGAAAAACTTCCTTTAGTAGATGATAATTTTATGCTTAAAGGTTTAATAACAATTAAAGATATAGAAAAAATAAGAAAATTCCCTAATGCAGCAAAGGATTCTCAAGGAAGATTACTTTGTGGAGCAGGTGTTGGCGTAACAGGAGATATGATGGACAGAGTTAAAGCTCTTGTGGAAGCTTCTGTTGACGTAATAGTTTTAGATACAGCTCATGGACATTCACAAGGAGTTTTAGAAGCTGTAAAAACTATAAAGAAAGCTTATCCAGAACTTCAAGTTATAGCAGGAAATGTTGCTACAGCAGGTGCGGTTCATGATTTAATAGAAGCTGGAGCAGATTGTGTAAAGGTTGGTATAGGACCTGGATCAATTTGTACTACAAGAGTTGTTGCAGGAATAGGAGTTCCACAACTTACAGCAGTTATGGATTGTGTAGAAGAAGCTAATAAATATGGAGTTCCAATAATTGCAGATGGCGGAATAAAATACTCAGGAGACATAGTTAAAGCCTTAGCAGCTGGAGCAAAAGCAGTTATGATGGGTTCTATGTTTGCAGGTTGTGAAGAAGCTCCAGGAGAAACTGAAATTTATCAAGGTAGAAGCTATAAGGTATACAGAGGAATGGGATCTTTAGCTGCTATGCAGTGCGGAAGTAAAGATAGATATTTCCAAGAAGGAAACAAAAAACTTGTTCCAGAAGGTGTTGAAGGAAGAGTACCATTTAAGGGATCTGTAATTGAAACAATATTCCAAATTTTAGGCGGAATACGTTCAGGAATGGGATATTTAGGTTCAAGAACTATGACAGAGTTATTTGAAAAGGCAACTTTTGTAGTTCAAACATCAGCAGGATTAAGAGAAAGTCATCCACATGATATTTCAATAACTAAGGAAGCACCTAATTACAGCGTAAACCAATAATAAGAATTATAACAATAAAATTTTATAAAAAACTAGCTAATACTTAACTTATCATTGTATATTGATGCATAAGTTAAGTTTTATCTTGGCTTTTATATAAATTAGGAGGAAAAAATGGAAAAACAATTAGTTTTAGTTATTGATTTTGGTGGTCAGTACAATCAACTTATAGCAAGAAGAGTAAGAGAGCACAATGTGTATTGTGAAATAGTTCCATACACTTATTCAATAGATAAAATAAAAGAGAAAAATCCTAGTGCAGTAATATTTACTGGTGGTCAAAATAGTGTGTATGGAGAAAATGCACCTCAAGTTGATAAAGAAATTTTTGAACTTTCAGTACCTGTGCTTGGAATATGCTACGGTCATCAACTTATAACTCATACTTTAGACGGAGAAGTTAAGACATCAGAAATAAGAGAATATGGAAAAACTAATGTTACTTTAGATAATACTTGTGAATTATTTGAGGGAATAGAAAGCAATAATTCATGTTGGATGAGTCATACAGATAGAGTTGAAAAGGTACCAGAAGGTTTTAAAGTTGTTGGAAACACTGAAGTTTGTCCAGTTGCAGCTATGGCAAATAAAGATAGAAAGATATATGGAGTTCAGTTCCATCCAGAAGTTTTACATACCCCTTTTGGTGAACAATTTTTCTCAAACTTTTTATTTAAAGTATGTGGTTTAAAATCAGATTGGTCAATGTCTTCCTTTGCTAAGGAAAAAATTCAACAAATAAAAGAAGTTGTAGGAGATAAAAAAGTTTTATGTGCACTTTCAGGTGGAGTAGATTCATCTGTTGCTGCAGTTTTAGTTCATAAAGCAATTGGAAAACAACTTACATGCGTATTTGTTGATCATGGTCTACTTAGAAAAGATGAGGGCGATCAAGTTGAAAGTATTTTTAGAAAACAGTTTGATATGAACTTAATAAGAGTTAATGCTAAGGATAGATTTCTTGGAAAGTTAAAAGGAGTTTCTGATCCTGAAAGAAAGAGAAAAATAATCGGAGAAGAGTTTATAAGAGTTTTTGAGGAAGAAGCTAATAAGCTAGGTGAGATAGATTTTCTAGTTCAAGGAACAATTTATCCAGATGTTGTTGAAAGTGGAACAGATACTTCTGCAACTATAAAAAGTCATCATAATGTTGGTGGACTTCCAGAGGATATGAAATTTGAACTTATAGAACCATTAAGAGAATTATTTAAGGACGAAGTAAGAGCAGTTGGAGAAGAACTAGGAATTCCTCATAAGCTTGTATGGCGTCAACCATTCCCAGGACCAGGTCTTGGAATAAGAGTACTTGGTGAAGTGACAGAAGAAAAGCTTGAAATAGTAAGGGAAGCAGATGCTATTTTCAGAGAAGAAATTGCAAATGCAGGTCTTGAAGAAAAGATATGGCAGTACTTTGCATGCCTTCCAAACATTCATTCTGTTGGAGTTATGGGTGATGGTAGAACTTACTGTGAAACTGTAGCTTTAAGAGCTGTAACTTCTTCTGATGCTATGACTTCTGATTGGGCTAGAATTCCATATGAAGTTTTAGATAAGGTTTCAAGAAGGATAGTAAATGAAGTTAAAGGTGTTAATAGAATAGTTTATGACATAACTAGTAAACCACCTGCAACTATTGAGTGGGAATAGTTTCTACAATAAAAAATATGGCTCTATATAGGCATTTACACGTGGTTAATAGATTGGGTGACCAGCTATTGACCACGTTTTTTATTTTGGGCTAAAAAAGTATTTATGTTTTGGACTACATCAAATTGATGACGAGGATATAAATGCCCATATGTTTTTAATACTTCCCTTACATCTGTATGCCCTAACCTTTGAGCAATAGCAATTATATTAACGTCTAAAGAGATTAAAAAAGATGCATGCGAGTGCCGTAAAGCATGTACTTTTATCTTTTTTATTCCGGCTTTTTTTGAATGCCTTTCTATAGCATGTTTAGGAAAAAATTTATTTGTTGGTAATCCATCAAGTGAAAAGATAAATGAATCTTTTTTACTATTAAATAAAGTTTTCTGAACTTCTTGCCAGTCTAATAATAATTTACAAGTAATATCGTCAATTATAATATCTCGTATTGATGAATCATTTTTTAAATTATCAAATTGCCAAGTATCTTTATTTTTATAATTTAGATCTCTAGTTATTTTTAAAATCTTATCTTTACTAATGTCTTTCCACTGCAAAGCTTGCATTTCAGAAAATCTTAATCCAGTATAAAATAGAAAATGTATCATTATAAATCCAAAATATTGCAATAAATCATTTTTATCAAAAGTATTTAGTACTTGATCTAATTCATCTTTAGTCCAAAATTGTACTTCGGTTTTTACTCTTTTTACATTACCAGCTTTTTTTACTGGATTAATGTTTACTACACCAAGTGTTATTGCTCTTTCAAAAATAGCGCTAAGCATGATGTGCAAGTTTCTCACATAATTCTGATTGTTGCCATTTTCTAGTAAATATTGATGCCATTTTTCTATTTGCAAAGGTGTTATTTTTGATATAGAATATTCACCAAAATAATTAACTATATTTTTATCTATACTTGAAATTCTATTCTCGTAAGTTGTGATTCTAACTTGAGTTTTATACCACTTTTTATATTCCTCAATAAAAGCCTTAATCTTAGTAGATTTATTATATATTAAAGTGCCAGCATAATATTCATTTTTTAATTTGTTATATTCCTCTATTGCTTCTTTTTGATTTTTAAAACCACGTCTTGTTGTTTGCCGTCTTTTACCTGTTTTAGGATCAGTCCCTAATGAAATTTTAAACCAATATAGTTTTCTTGAATCTTGCTTTATGTTAGTATTTGAAGCAGCCATAAAATCACCTTTTCTTTATAATATTTATTCCAAATTTATTATAATTTTTTCTTTTTAGATTTACAATACTTACAATTACATTCTACAAGATCCCTAGGGCATACTTCTAAAACATTAGCTATTGTTTCTAAAGTATTTAAAGTAGGGCTTTTACATCTTTTATCCGATTCTAAATTTGAAATATATCCCTGTGCCAACCCAGATAATTTGCTTAACTTTTTTTGTGTAATTTTTTTCTTTTTTCGATATTGTTTTATCTTAAGTACAAACATTTTTGGTTCACCCTTTTAATTAAATTTAATATTATTTAATAACACTTAATTAATTTTATTACAATTTACAATTAATATCTATAATTAAAAAGTGGAAATATTCTGTCGGAAATATCTCTGGGAGCGATATTTTTTTGATGTATAATAATATTACAAAATTAATATTTTTAACAATTTTGTAATTGTTTCAATGTAAAAAGTTTTAATCTATTTAAAGTATTATTTATCATAGAAACATAAAAATACAATGGGGGAGTATATGTGGAATATACAATTAAGCTAGAAGAAGAATTTGAAAATAAATTAAAAAAGTTAATAGAAAAAGAACGCAAAAATTAATTTGCGCTCTTTTTCTTTATTATATAATGATTTACGTCAGCTTTCATAGCAGCAGTAAGGACTTCCATAACTCCATCAGAAAAATCAGTGTTCTCTTTTAATAATCCTATTTCTATTAATTGCTCTATTGCTTTTTTTAAGCATTTAAATTCTTGTCTTTTTTCAACCCATTCTTTTTCTTCTGTGACTCCATATAGCCAATATTCTTCTGGCTTTTTACTTAAGGTTACTAATTTCAAAAGAAATTTTTTAGATGCATTTCTTTTTCCACTCTCCAGCATATTGTAAAAGGCAGTACTTACATTTAGTAATTTTGCCATATCCTTTTGGTTTTCTATTCCTAGTTCAAGCCTATATTTCTTAAGCCTTTCATTAAATTCCATCTTAATGCCCTCCCGACAGTAAGATTATATAATAAGTTTACAATTTTGTAAAGTACGTTTATTAAATTAACAAACTTGTAAAACGTAGATATACATTAATAATGGAAGAAAAAGTAAGAATTAAAGAGATAATTTATAATAACAGTTGATTTTTATGATTTACAAATTAGTTAAAAAAGTTTACTATTAGGTTGTAGCAAGGAAGGAGGGAAAAGCAAATGACATTAAAGGAACTAAGACGGAAATCTTTTATACAGCAACAAGGAATCGCCTTAAAGCTTGGCATTTCAAGGCAGCAATACCACAAAATAGAAAAAGGAATAGCAACACTAGACAGCAAGAAACTTGAAAAATTATCCAATATTTTCAATAAAACACCGCTTGATATTTTAAAGTGTTGGGAGGAAAGCAGAAATGGAACTAGATGTTGAAGCAACGGCAAAACTTGTAGAATTTTTAGAAAAAATAAAAAAAGAAAAAGTTAACAAGAAGTAACTGGGAGTGAGCTAATGGAGAAAGAAAAAACAGATTATCCAATTGTTTTAACTGCAAAACATGTGGCTGAAATAATGAGTTGCAGTGAAGTAACAGCTAGGACATATATAAAAACAGTAAATGCAAAATTAACAGAACAAGGTAAGCTTTCAAGTAATGCAATTTCTAAAATATCAAGAGTGCCAAGAGATTATTTCTTTGAGATTTTTGGCATTTAATAAGGGAGTGATTTAAATGTTAAAACTTAAACATTTATTTACAAATGTAAGCGAAGACAAAGTGATTTCTTATTGCAAAGAATTGACTACAGGAAAGTATTACAAAGTAGTTAACAGCGGAGATATAGGACGTGTAATGGAGGAAATAACAGAAATAAGCCAAGACGAATTTACTTTAAAATTTACAGAAAGAATCCATGATAAGTTGAATTCTAAAAGCAAAATTTTAGGCATGAATGGGTATTATTTTGACAACTCAAGCAATGAAATTACTTTTGATCCTAAAGAAAAACTAGTGGAGGAAATTTCAAAGTCTTTACATTATGATTCAGCAGATTCTGAAATATACGCAAAGTATTGGCTTAAGAAAACAGTAGCAGAATATAAAAAAGCTTATTGCATATATAGATGCTGAGAATGACTTGATTATTAACAGAGTGAATTTTGCTTATAGATTAGGCACTGAAAAACTTAATAAGAGAGCAATGCAGACATTGAAACTTGACAAAGAAAGAAATCTTATTACAGAGAAAGAATTCTTAGAAGCTATGGAAGTTATAAAAAACAATTAGGGAGGTTTAATATGAACGATTTAAAAATAATTAATCATGAAGGAGTAAATGTAACTGACAGCAGAGAAGTTGCAGAAATAATAGGAAAAGATCACTCACATTTAATGAGAGATATTAAAGGATATGTTTCGATAATTTCAACCAATCCAAAATTGGATTCGTTAGATTTCTTCATTGTAGATAATTATAAAGATGCTAAAGGTGAAGAAAGACCATGTTACTTACTAACTAAGCAAGGTTGTGAAATGGTAGCAAATAAAATGACAGGTAAAAAAGGAGTACTTTTTACTGCTGAGTATGTTCAAGCATTTAATAATATGGAAAAGCAAGTAAAGATATTAACTCCAAGAGAAGAATTAAAATTGCATTATGAAGTTTTAGAAACACACCAAGCAGATATACAGGAAGTCAAAGCAGATATAAAGGATTTAAAAGAGAATTCGCCACTTTTCAATATTGAATGTGAAGAACTTCAAAAGTTAGTGAAAAAGATAGGAACTAAAGTATTGGGTGGACATGATTCTGTATCTTATAAAGATAAATCTTTGAGAACAAAAATTTATGCAGATTTACAAAGTCAGATAAGAAGGGAATTTGGAGTAGGTAGCTATAAAGCAATAAAAAGATGTCAACTAGAAGAAGCCAAAAAAATTGTATTAGGGTATAAAGCACCTATAGTACTTAAAGATAAAATAGACCTACTAAACAATCAAATTAATATGCATAGCCGCATGATTATGTAGGAGGTGTAAACAATGCCTAGAAGATATTTACCGCTCATAGTCGGCTTACCATATTTAACTTTTAAATATAAGAGTACGCTGACTAATAAGTATTTGAAAGATTATTATATAACGGATTTAGGCGGAGTGCTATTTATGGAAAGGAGACAAAATAC
The Clostridium felsineum DSM 794 DNA segment above includes these coding regions:
- the groES gene encoding co-chaperone GroES; translated protein: MKIRPLGDRVVIKRLEAEETTKSGIVLPSSAKEKPQMAEVVAVGPGGVVEGKEVQMQVKTGDRVFFSKYSGTEIKLDNQELLILRQDDILGIVEE
- the groL gene encoding chaperonin GroEL (60 kDa chaperone family; promotes refolding of misfolded polypeptides especially under stressful conditions; forms two stacked rings of heptamers to form a barrel-shaped 14mer; ends can be capped by GroES; misfolded proteins enter the barrel where they are refolded when GroES binds), giving the protein MAKQILYGEEARRAMQKGVDKLANTVKVTLGPKGRNVVLDKKFGSPLITNDGVSIAKEIELEDPYENMGAQLVKEVATKTNDVAGDGTTTATLLAQAIIREGLKNVTAGANPMLIRSGIRLAVEKTVEGLKGISKNVNGKEDIARVASISAADPEIGKLIADAMEKVGNEGVITVEESKSMGTELDVVEGMQFDRGYLSPYMVTDQEKMEAVLDDPYILITDKKISNIQEILPLLEQIVQQGKKLLIIADDVEGEALATLVVNKLRGTFNCVAVKAPGFGDRRKDMLRDIAILTGGEVISEELGKDLKDVKVEDLGSAESIKISKENTTVVNGRGDKNAIHDRVAQIRGQIEETTSDFDREKLQERLAKLAGGVAVIKVGAASETELKERKMRIEDALAATKAAVEEGIIAGGGTAYINVLPEVKELTSEDPDIQVGINIIIKALEEPVRQIAANAGLEGSVIIEKIIKSDKGIGFDALHEKYVDMLNVGIVDPTKVTRSALQNAASVASTFLTTECAVADIPEKEKPEMPGGAPGMGMGGMY
- a CDS encoding EAL domain-containing protein — protein: MDMLYQLEEILKDMNITTLFQPIISLSNGKVLGYEALSRGPENSSLYSPNSLFSTAKEFNKTWELEFACRISAIKNARNINANKLLFLNVDPEIIKNKNFQTGLTKEYLAKYNISPDNIIFEITEKTAISDYKAFSKVLKRYTDQGYRIALDDTGSGYSGLQTISETKPHYIKLDIELIKNIDKNNFKRLLVKSFVDFSKAANLKLIAEGIETEGELKTLIDLGVYAGQGFFILKPKPDFYETPTEVKKLILNYNRLKRNYFSFDKGRIGDIAINYSSFDRKLSCSELKKYFHSTLLTGACIVENNIPVGLVMKHTLDSVLATQYGVAIFSKRPVELVMDKNALIVDYNTNIGDTAKMAMERDSDKIYDYVIVTKNNYYYGIVTIKKLLEFTVAIEKNYARELNPLTGLPGNMLIEKTLSDILNSNENFCVLYLDLDNFKVYNDVYGFENGDKILKFTANIIKDCLLEIFTLKSFVGHIGGDDFICIVKASLEECYKLSGLIIDRFDSGVLNFFNEVDRKNKYIVGIDRKGVKDTFNLTCISIAGVYGAISAFDTSSNLSLYMSKLKKENKLQKHSSYIINKIENNSHLKI
- the guaB gene encoding IMP dehydrogenase — translated: MAKIIKQAYTFDDVLLVPNKSEVLPKEVDLSTNLTKKIKLNIPLMSAGMDTVTESKMAIAMAREGGIGIIHKNMTIKEQASEVDRVKRQENGVITNPISLSRDNSVQEALDLMKKYRISGVPITDKKGKLIGIITNRDIVFETDYSKNIEELMTTENLVTAPQGTTIDEAKNLLKKHKIEKLPLVDDNFMLKGLITIKDIEKIRKFPNAAKDSQGRLLCGAGVGVTGDMMDRVKALVEASVDVIVLDTAHGHSQGVLEAVKTIKKAYPELQVIAGNVATAGAVHDLIEAGADCVKVGIGPGSICTTRVVAGIGVPQLTAVMDCVEEANKYGVPIIADGGIKYSGDIVKALAAGAKAVMMGSMFAGCEEAPGETEIYQGRSYKVYRGMGSLAAMQCGSKDRYFQEGNKKLVPEGVEGRVPFKGSVIETIFQILGGIRSGMGYLGSRTMTELFEKATFVVQTSAGLRESHPHDISITKEAPNYSVNQ
- the guaA gene encoding glutamine-hydrolyzing GMP synthase — protein: MEKQLVLVIDFGGQYNQLIARRVREHNVYCEIVPYTYSIDKIKEKNPSAVIFTGGQNSVYGENAPQVDKEIFELSVPVLGICYGHQLITHTLDGEVKTSEIREYGKTNVTLDNTCELFEGIESNNSCWMSHTDRVEKVPEGFKVVGNTEVCPVAAMANKDRKIYGVQFHPEVLHTPFGEQFFSNFLFKVCGLKSDWSMSSFAKEKIQQIKEVVGDKKVLCALSGGVDSSVAAVLVHKAIGKQLTCVFVDHGLLRKDEGDQVESIFRKQFDMNLIRVNAKDRFLGKLKGVSDPERKRKIIGEEFIRVFEEEANKLGEIDFLVQGTIYPDVVESGTDTSATIKSHHNVGGLPEDMKFELIEPLRELFKDEVRAVGEELGIPHKLVWRQPFPGPGLGIRVLGEVTEEKLEIVREADAIFREEIANAGLEEKIWQYFACLPNIHSVGVMGDGRTYCETVALRAVTSSDAMTSDWARIPYEVLDKVSRRIVNEVKGVNRIVYDITSKPPATIEWE
- a CDS encoding site-specific integrase, which produces MAASNTNIKQDSRKLYWFKISLGTDPKTGKRRQTTRRGFKNQKEAIEEYNKLKNEYYAGTLIYNKSTKIKAFIEEYKKWYKTQVRITTYENRISSIDKNIVNYFGEYSISKITPLQIEKWHQYLLENGNNQNYVRNLHIMLSAIFERAITLGVVNINPVKKAGNVKRVKTEVQFWTKDELDQVLNTFDKNDLLQYFGFIMIHFLFYTGLRFSEMQALQWKDISKDKILKITRDLNYKNKDTWQFDNLKNDSSIRDIIIDDITCKLLLDWQEVQKTLFNSKKDSFIFSLDGLPTNKFFPKHAIERHSKKAGIKKIKVHALRHSHASFLISLDVNIIAIAQRLGHTDVREVLKTYGHLYPRHQFDVVQNINTFLAQNKKRGQ
- a CDS encoding helix-turn-helix domain-containing protein is translated as MFVLKIKQYRKKKKITQKKLSKLSGLAQGYISNLESDKRCKSPTLNTLETIANVLEVCPRDLVECNCKYCKSKKKKL
- a CDS encoding helix-turn-helix transcriptional regulator, translating into MEFNERLKKYRLELGIENQKDMAKLLNVSTAFYNMLESGKRNASKKFLLKLVTLSKKPEEYWLYGVTEEKEWVEKRQEFKCLKKAIEQLIEIGLLKENTDFSDGVMEVLTAAMKADVNHYIIKKKSAN
- a CDS encoding helix-turn-helix domain-containing protein, whose translation is MTLKELRRKSFIQQQGIALKLGISRQQYHKIEKGIATLDSKKLEKLSNIFNKTPLDILKCWEESRNGTRC